One window of the Bernardetia sp. genome contains the following:
- a CDS encoding DUF952 domain-containing protein — MAISPNYINESKYLLHVRPAQLDALWKEGWRHFGTHFYRYSWASYDDVLCMVVPLRVSLESYKHNKRFKKILSKNKHFKTTVSLISLKEEHHVLFDKHKQKFTHTIPQDIYVFLSRQPDKIPNPTYQINVYDTENNKLIASSFFDVGSEAISSVYGMYDPEYHNYSLGIYTMLMEIEYAKSKQKKYYYHGYSYDFPSMYDYKKRFPNIEAYDWRSWQEPKNIFMKPLPKRIYHIVKLSDWHLDHYQETEIRPPGEFIHCSYAQQVARSANKYFSDQESVLVLHIAPERVHSLIKDEYAPDGLLFPHIYGYIPKMAVFRMTLISKNENGSFEFDETIDNDLYE; from the coding sequence CATGTTCGTCCTGCACAGCTAGATGCACTATGGAAAGAGGGCTGGAGACATTTTGGAACACATTTTTATAGATATAGTTGGGCTTCTTACGACGATGTGCTTTGTATGGTTGTGCCTCTGCGAGTGAGTTTAGAAAGTTATAAGCACAACAAAAGGTTTAAAAAGATTTTATCTAAAAATAAGCACTTCAAAACTACTGTTTCGCTTATATCTCTTAAAGAAGAACATCATGTTCTTTTTGACAAACACAAGCAGAAGTTTACTCATACTATTCCACAAGATATTTATGTATTTCTTTCTCGTCAGCCTGATAAAATTCCGAATCCGACATATCAGATAAATGTTTATGATACAGAAAATAATAAGCTAATCGCTTCTAGTTTTTTTGATGTGGGCAGTGAGGCAATTTCATCAGTATATGGGATGTATGACCCAGAGTATCATAATTATAGCTTAGGAATTTATACGATGCTGATGGAAATAGAATATGCAAAATCGAAGCAGAAAAAATATTATTATCACGGATATAGCTATGATTTTCCTTCTATGTACGACTATAAAAAGCGTTTTCCCAACATAGAAGCCTACGATTGGAGAAGCTGGCAAGAACCAAAAAATATTTTTATGAAACCTTTGCCGAAGCGTATTTATCATATTGTAAAACTTTCCGATTGGCATTTAGACCACTATCAAGAAACAGAAATACGTCCACCAGGGGAGTTTATTCATTGTTCGTATGCTCAGCAGGTAGCCCGTTCTGCCAACAAATATTTTTCAGACCAAGAGTCTGTATTGGTGTTGCATATTGCGCCAGAGCGTGTTCATTCTCTTATCAAAGATGAGTATGCTCCAGATGGCTTGCTTTTTCCTCATATCTATGGATATATTCCCAAAATGGCAGTTTTTAGAATGACGCTCATCAGTAAAAATGAAAATGGCAGTTTCGAATTTGATGAAACTATAGATAATGATTTGTATGAATGA
- a CDS encoding AAA family ATPase — MLIRFVVSNFLSFDEETEFNMLAGNFKQHKQHVYKVGKLKVLRAAAIYGANAAGKSNLIKAIDTLKNIVEEGGVFSFLEQKKFKLNPANKEKPIQFEMEFSIKNKIYAYGISINKGKIKEEWLYESGITKEDKLIFERTTDKKGKINIRLGKRQLSAKQKLLIELLEENLIKEDETVIGKFELLKIREVTMCRNWIADSLLVVYPQDKPSNFFINRFIVSEGGKEGIENIVKILDLGIATLKTELIEGQDYFGKDYEQDYFEEIMVGVGEDRSIIYHEENGLLHLVKIDDKLYVEKVVSLHKGTDGNVEFNLEEESLGTQRMVDFIPLFFLMLVKDMVVLIDEIDQSLHVNLLYRFLEESLKNEDAQGQLIFTTHESNLLDLNILRPDEIWFAEKDRSKGSTQFYSLSEFKPRYDLDIRKGYLQGRYGAIPFLADLENLNWSSLATKEEESQNETNQSNA; from the coding sequence ATGCTCATACGATTTGTAGTTTCAAACTTTCTTTCTTTTGATGAAGAAACAGAGTTTAATATGTTGGCTGGAAATTTTAAGCAGCACAAACAGCACGTTTATAAAGTAGGAAAACTGAAAGTACTTAGAGCAGCAGCTATCTATGGAGCAAATGCAGCAGGAAAGTCTAATCTTATAAAGGCAATAGATACGCTAAAAAACATTGTTGAAGAAGGTGGTGTATTTTCATTTTTAGAACAAAAAAAATTTAAATTAAACCCTGCTAATAAAGAAAAACCCATTCAATTTGAAATGGAATTTTCTATCAAAAATAAAATCTATGCTTATGGAATAAGCATCAATAAAGGAAAAATAAAAGAGGAGTGGCTTTATGAATCTGGAATTACGAAAGAAGATAAACTCATTTTTGAACGAACCACAGATAAAAAGGGTAAAATAAATATACGTTTAGGTAAAAGACAGCTTTCGGCAAAACAAAAACTTCTTATTGAATTACTGGAAGAAAACTTGATAAAAGAAGACGAGACAGTTATTGGAAAATTTGAATTATTAAAAATTAGAGAAGTTACAATGTGTAGAAACTGGATTGCAGATAGTCTCCTAGTAGTGTACCCACAGGATAAACCCTCTAATTTTTTCATAAATAGATTCATAGTAAGTGAAGGTGGGAAAGAAGGAATAGAGAACATTGTAAAAATCTTAGATTTAGGGATAGCAACATTAAAGACGGAGCTAATAGAAGGGCAGGACTATTTTGGCAAAGATTATGAACAAGACTACTTTGAGGAAATTATGGTAGGAGTAGGAGAAGATAGAAGTATTATATACCATGAAGAAAATGGACTCCTACATTTAGTGAAAATTGATGATAAGTTATATGTAGAAAAAGTAGTATCTCTACACAAAGGAACAGATGGAAATGTAGAGTTTAACCTTGAAGAAGAGTCATTAGGAACACAAAGAATGGTAGATTTTATTCCTTTATTCTTCCTTATGCTGGTCAAAGATATGGTAGTTCTAATAGATGAAATAGACCAGAGCCTCCACGTAAATTTACTTTATAGATTTTTGGAGGAAAGTTTGAAAAATGAAGATGCTCAAGGACAACTCATTTTTACCACTCACGAATCTAATTTGTTAGACTTAAATATTCTTCGTCCAGATGAAATTTGGTTTGCCGAAAAAGACAGAAGTAAAGGCAGTACACAGTTTTATTCATTAAGTGAATTCAAGCCTCGCTACGACTTGGATATTAGAAAAGGATATTTGCAAGGGCGTTATGGCGCAATTCCATTTTTAGCTGATTTAGAAAATCTAAATTGGAGCAGTTTGGCTACTAAAGAAGAAGAATCTCAAAACGAAACCAACCAATCTAATGCCTAG
- a CDS encoding RloB family protein: MPRKKRSYKRDVLEGNYRDSRLFAIACEGEDREKEYFKLFQYFSQRVRVHIIEDEDYKPSFHKSSPKHVVERAAKFVSKHDLQPDDQVWLVLDVDRWSFEQLKEVADYCEQSSNWNVVISNPCFEIWLYFHRKETVPKVLDTPQKCKTALNEIEKGGYHPYKFITEIEQAIQNAKNTDINSNYFLPDEGQTKVYQLAESVIAFIGKNKLQEFFDVELPRLIKLREAIKGKL; encoded by the coding sequence ATGCCTAGAAAAAAACGAAGTTATAAAAGAGATGTTTTGGAAGGCAATTATAGAGATAGCCGACTTTTTGCCATTGCCTGCGAAGGAGAAGACAGAGAAAAAGAGTATTTCAAGCTATTTCAATATTTTTCGCAGCGTGTCAGAGTGCATATTATTGAAGATGAAGATTACAAACCTAGTTTTCATAAATCTTCCCCAAAACACGTAGTAGAACGAGCAGCAAAGTTTGTTTCCAAACACGATTTGCAGCCTGACGATCAAGTTTGGTTAGTTTTAGATGTAGATAGATGGAGTTTTGAGCAGCTAAAAGAAGTGGCTGATTATTGTGAGCAGTCTTCAAACTGGAATGTGGTTATTAGTAATCCTTGCTTCGAAATTTGGCTTTATTTTCATAGAAAGGAAACTGTTCCTAAAGTATTAGATACACCTCAAAAGTGTAAAACAGCTTTAAACGAAATTGAAAAAGGAGGTTATCATCCTTACAAATTCATCACAGAAATAGAACAAGCTATCCAAAATGCCAAAAATACAGATATTAACTCTAATTATTTCTTACCAGACGAAGGGCAAACTAAAGTATATCAACTGGCTGAAAGTGTAATTGCTTTTATAGGAAAAAACAAATTACAGGAGTTTTTTGACGTAGAACTTCCACGCTTAATAAAATTGAGAGAAGCAATAAAAGGCAAACTCTAA